Proteins encoded in a region of the Alphaproteobacteria bacterium genome:
- the ccsA gene encoding cytochrome c biogenesis protein CcsA — translation MLGGLREMLGNDRIRAPLFWAVLAALTAAAVGLGPVIERSCLAAGLLSAVAASVAAPSRRGLLGATALVFLTAAGLSLSFRLLGDDFSYSYVWLLSAPELAWYLKLSNLWAGEAGTLLCLALVGLVMARRLSRYDGWAGPGAFVVAAFFIAGTLIWDPFAQTGAAQLASAVSLGMNAHLTRIWMAVHPPLVFVATMLLLAPVGSALQAMATGTGAWRPISDRYSRGAWLILSAGIAFGMWWAYEDFAYGTVWHWDPVQTASFVVWCLLTAQLHAQKRYRTDGAFGLIQPLMALLAAAAIVVSMIVTRSPVLASSHRYVGDTSLPLLGVLLGALTLAVVAALIYRWRRGFKWRPPAGEKEILIWLAMVLFAGAGAIGLGQIAFAYGSAYLDLPRPSNLKPFFETLTRFAHGGEIESLRRAFAQWDIDNFSTNAWLAPLGAVVGFVGGHYFLPLAGRWRWTCSVGAVALAIALAWFLEPFGGFYKGTGLTSSNTVAIFPWLDVMIVAAFYLAAAVVAWSIAAAVRNGSRRAYAYYGPVALIHAGAMIVVGAGLAATVLDSYTQTMVQLPRDFGKQLRFPGGYSLRVGLTESDWKTDGARANGGDAAFHAIARVEWALTRDGQVVEAETGHTVYRDQRPPYSDEIGPVRMMCEIVDYRYARYASDDRQMIHPFISRGLWRDVQVWFPAVSYPSRLDATEGSLGEGSGTAPMVLKVIPAMSWIWIGLCMVIGGFALLYLFEWRRPTDREAAENSL, via the coding sequence ATGCTGGGCGGGCTGCGAGAAATGCTCGGTAACGATCGCATCCGGGCGCCGCTGTTCTGGGCGGTGCTGGCCGCCCTGACCGCCGCCGCCGTCGGGCTCGGCCCGGTGATCGAGCGGTCGTGTCTCGCGGCCGGGCTGTTGTCCGCGGTGGCGGCTTCCGTCGCTGCACCATCGCGGCGCGGCCTCTTGGGCGCAACCGCTTTGGTGTTTCTGACCGCGGCCGGCCTCAGCCTGTCGTTCCGCCTGCTCGGCGACGATTTTTCGTACTCCTACGTCTGGTTGCTCAGCGCGCCCGAGCTGGCCTGGTACCTCAAGCTCTCCAATCTGTGGGCCGGGGAGGCGGGCACCCTGCTGTGCCTCGCCCTGGTCGGCCTCGTCATGGCGCGCCGCCTGTCCCGCTACGACGGCTGGGCGGGTCCGGGTGCTTTCGTCGTGGCGGCATTCTTCATCGCCGGGACGCTGATCTGGGATCCTTTCGCTCAAACCGGCGCGGCGCAGCTGGCGAGCGCGGTGAGCCTCGGCATGAACGCCCATTTGACGCGGATCTGGATGGCGGTGCATCCGCCGCTCGTTTTCGTGGCGACGATGCTGTTGCTGGCGCCGGTGGGATCGGCGCTGCAGGCGATGGCGACGGGCACCGGCGCTTGGCGTCCGATATCCGACCGCTACAGCCGTGGAGCCTGGCTCATTCTGTCGGCCGGCATCGCGTTCGGCATGTGGTGGGCCTACGAAGACTTTGCCTATGGCACGGTCTGGCACTGGGACCCGGTGCAGACCGCCAGCTTCGTCGTCTGGTGCCTCTTGACCGCCCAGCTCCATGCCCAAAAGCGCTACCGCACCGACGGCGCCTTCGGCCTAATCCAGCCGCTGATGGCGTTGCTGGCGGCGGCGGCGATCGTGGTGTCGATGATCGTCACCCGCAGCCCCGTCCTCGCGTCCTCCCACCGCTATGTCGGCGATACCTCGCTGCCGCTGCTGGGCGTCCTCTTGGGCGCGCTGACCCTGGCCGTCGTCGCCGCCTTGATCTATCGCTGGCGGCGAGGTTTCAAGTGGCGCCCGCCGGCCGGCGAGAAGGAAATCCTGATCTGGCTGGCGATGGTGCTCTTCGCCGGGGCCGGCGCGATCGGTCTCGGCCAGATCGCCTTCGCCTATGGCAGCGCCTATTTGGACCTGCCGCGACCGTCGAACCTCAAACCATTCTTCGAGACGCTGACCCGGTTCGCCCATGGCGGCGAGATCGAGTCGTTGCGTCGCGCATTCGCCCAATGGGACATCGACAATTTTTCCACCAACGCTTGGTTGGCGCCGCTCGGCGCGGTGGTCGGCTTCGTCGGCGGCCATTATTTCCTACCGCTGGCGGGGCGCTGGCGCTGGACTTGTTCGGTTGGCGCGGTTGCCCTCGCGATTGCCTTGGCCTGGTTCCTCGAACCCTTTGGCGGCTTCTACAAAGGCACCGGGCTGACCTCGAGCAACACGGTCGCCATCTTCCCCTGGCTCGACGTCATGATCGTGGCCGCATTTTATCTGGCCGCCGCGGTCGTCGCCTGGTCGATCGCCGCCGCGGTGCGAAACGGCAGCCGCCGTGCTTACGCCTATTACGGGCCGGTCGCCTTGATCCACGCCGGCGCCATGATCGTGGTCGGCGCCGGGTTGGCCGCCACCGTGCTCGATAGCTATACCCAAACCATGGTGCAATTGCCCCGGGACTTCGGCAAACAGCTCCGCTTCCCCGGCGGCTATTCCTTGCGGGTCGGGCTCACCGAATCCGACTGGAAAACGGATGGTGCCCGCGCCAACGGCGGCGACGCCGCGTTTCACGCCATCGCCCGTGTCGAATGGGCGCTGACCCGGGACGGACAAGTGGTCGAGGCCGAGACAGGGCACACCGTCTACCGCGATCAAAGGCCGCCCTATAGCGACGAGATCGGACCGGTTCGCATGATGTGCGAGATCGTCGACTACCGCTATGCCCGCTATGCCAGCGACGATCGCCAGATGATTCACCCCTTCATCTCGCGCGGCTTGTGGCGCGACGTCCAGGTTTGGTTCCCCGCGGTCAGCTATCCGTCGCGCCTCGATGCGACCGAGGGCAGCCTCGGCGAGGGCAGCGGCACCGCGCCGATGGTATTGAAAGTCATTCCGGCAATGTCGTGGATCTGGATCGGACTGTGTATGGTGATCGGCGGATTCGCCCTGCTCTATCTGTTCGAGTGGCGCCGCCCCACCGACCGCGAGGCCGCGGAGAACAGCCTTTAG
- a CDS encoding AEC family transporter, translated as MVDVLLSIAPVFALIVLGHVLRRLGFPSFEFWNINDRLVYWVLFPALLFSKTSTLSFAGDLVGDYAIVILGGFAAATIYGLAMGRALGLGGPAASSVLQGAARHNTFIALAVSERLFGGEGLGLAAVATSLLIPVTNIVIVSCMVGLIHAGGGRKFGAIFVRELLRNPLIAAVGLGVAVNVTAIGPIPILNDATAILGAAALPVMLLCVGASLHREGIRGSLLPFVATGFGKLLVFPLVIMGLALALGLHGTAAMVAMIYGAVPTASSGYTLARQMGGDAHLMASIITFQTAIGFVTMPLTILAAGLVFG; from the coding sequence ATGGTCGACGTTCTGCTGTCGATCGCGCCGGTGTTTGCGCTGATCGTACTCGGCCATGTATTGCGCCGCCTCGGCTTTCCCAGTTTCGAGTTTTGGAACATCAACGACAGACTCGTCTACTGGGTGCTGTTTCCGGCGCTGCTATTCTCCAAAACCTCGACCCTGTCGTTCGCCGGCGATCTGGTCGGCGACTATGCCATCGTCATTCTCGGCGGTTTCGCCGCGGCGACGATCTACGGCCTCGCCATGGGTCGGGCGCTCGGCTTGGGCGGGCCCGCCGCGAGCTCGGTCCTGCAAGGCGCCGCGCGCCACAATACCTTCATCGCCCTGGCCGTTTCCGAGCGCCTGTTCGGCGGCGAGGGCTTGGGGCTGGCGGCGGTGGCGACATCGCTGCTGATCCCGGTCACCAATATTGTCATCGTCTCGTGCATGGTCGGACTGATCCATGCCGGCGGCGGCCGGAAATTCGGCGCCATCTTCGTCCGCGAACTCCTGCGCAACCCGCTGATCGCGGCGGTCGGCCTGGGCGTCGCGGTCAATGTGACCGCTATCGGCCCGATTCCGATCCTCAACGATGCCACCGCCATCCTCGGCGCGGCGGCGCTACCGGTGATGCTGCTCTGCGTCGGGGCCAGCCTTCACCGCGAAGGCATCCGCGGATCCTTGCTGCCTTTTGTCGCGACCGGGTTCGGCAAGCTGCTGGTCTTCCCGCTGGTCATTATGGGCCTGGCGCTGGCGCTTGGTCTCCACGGCACGGCCGCCATGGTGGCGATGATCTACGGCGCGGTTCCGACCGCGTCCTCGGGCTATACGCTTGCCCGTCAGATGGGCGGCGACGCCCACCTGATGGCCAGCATCATCACCTTCCAAACGGCGATCGGCTTTGTCACCATGCCGCTGACGATTTTGGCGGCGGGACTGGTGTTTGGTTAG
- a CDS encoding FAD-dependent oxidoreductase, whose protein sequence is MKEFDIAVLGAGPAGCLTALLLRERGYDVAILSTPRARLTVEGLSDRVIEFLSTYECRNALAAVGPRVERLPIWNGESAARNRESVTERKAFDAGLLSDASARGVTAIAGRVGRIDMSDGDTVIGYRHSGGIARRLRCRFVVEARGRRAPHPHGRAQRGPETTALIRKMTGIPPRPETIVAALADGWVWYVSTGDGIGYLQFFLDGSAGALPKRPGLDAFFDARVAALGPAAGMVPLGDPAGQPMTRNATAWLAKELIGDRKIRVGDAAVAVDPLSGNGVFEAFGSALAAVAAVHTMLSGTGDAALAQAFYTERECEAFRRYCRVGRDFYRLETRWPKNPFWRARAAWPDDAPAHGGLRSAPPRVELNPVVENGLVVAREVCVTPDHPRGVWRIAGVAVIDLARFIVSQQGRSIADLTDRAAASLDADADGVAVALNWLRYRGILIDGPPHQIHLVGL, encoded by the coding sequence ATGAAAGAGTTCGATATCGCGGTGCTCGGCGCCGGACCGGCCGGATGCTTGACCGCTCTGCTGCTGCGCGAACGCGGGTACGATGTGGCGATCCTTTCGACGCCGCGTGCGCGTCTCACCGTCGAAGGCCTGTCCGACCGCGTTATCGAATTCCTGTCCACCTATGAGTGCCGGAATGCGCTTGCCGCGGTGGGGCCGCGGGTCGAGCGCCTCCCTATCTGGAATGGCGAGAGCGCGGCGCGAAATCGCGAATCGGTGACCGAACGCAAGGCCTTCGATGCCGGCCTGCTCAGCGACGCCAGTGCGCGCGGCGTGACGGCGATTGCCGGCCGTGTCGGCCGCATCGACATGAGCGATGGCGACACCGTGATCGGCTATCGGCATTCCGGCGGCATCGCGCGCAGACTGCGGTGCCGGTTCGTGGTCGAGGCCCGGGGCCGCCGCGCACCACACCCCCATGGTCGCGCCCAACGCGGTCCCGAAACAACGGCGCTGATCCGCAAGATGACCGGCATACCGCCTCGGCCCGAGACAATCGTCGCCGCGCTTGCGGACGGCTGGGTGTGGTACGTATCGACAGGCGATGGCATCGGCTATTTGCAGTTCTTTCTCGACGGCAGCGCCGGCGCGCTTCCCAAGCGCCCCGGACTCGATGCCTTTTTCGATGCCCGGGTTGCGGCGCTCGGTCCTGCCGCTGGTATGGTCCCGCTTGGGGATCCGGCCGGACAGCCGATGACGCGCAACGCGACCGCTTGGTTGGCCAAGGAATTGATCGGCGACCGAAAGATCCGCGTCGGCGACGCCGCCGTCGCCGTCGATCCGCTGTCCGGCAACGGCGTTTTCGAGGCCTTCGGCTCGGCACTCGCCGCAGTAGCGGCCGTCCACACCATGCTCTCCGGCACCGGCGACGCCGCGCTGGCACAGGCGTTCTATACAGAGCGTGAGTGCGAGGCGTTCCGACGTTATTGCCGGGTTGGGCGCGACTTCTACCGGCTCGAGACCCGGTGGCCCAAAAACCCCTTCTGGCGTGCCCGCGCGGCATGGCCCGACGACGCGCCGGCCCACGGCGGGCTTCGCTCCGCGCCGCCGCGTGTCGAACTCAACCCGGTGGTCGAGAACGGCTTGGTTGTCGCCCGCGAGGTCTGCGTTACACCCGATCATCCGCGCGGCGTTTGGCGTATCGCCGGCGTGGCGGTGATCGATCTCGCCCGCTTCATTGTCAGTCAGCAGGGTCGATCGATTGCCGATCTCACCGATCGGGCCGCCGCAAGTCTGGACGCGGACGCCGACGGGGTCGCGGTGGCGTTAAACTGGCTTCGTTATCGCGGCATCCTGATCGATGGGCCGCCCCATCAGATTCACCTGGTCGGACTCTAA
- the hflB gene encoding ATP-dependent zinc metalloprotease FtsH: MNSIPKWVLVVGLTLAALLALNYVAVPPGEQTAAEAVLSYDQFRGFLEKGEIATIHLRGDDIRGTFKNDQIVPPIDTPISRFSTRVPAFGDPDLLPLIFSHGVKLSVIEDEPGGQGLIYAMVPWLLMLGLFWLFWSRLAHNLPGGVGRAGDVTGFLEGSARKEEKGRKKVTFADVAGLDNAKREVSELVDYLRDPDRFTRLGAEVPHGVLLMGPPGTGKTLLARALAGESEVPFFHISASEFIELFVGVGASRVRRMFDEAKKRAPSIIFIDELDSVGRVRGTGLGGGHDEREQTLNQILAEMDGFSGHEAVIVLAATNRPDVLDAALLRPGRFDRHVTLDLPDKTARRDILRVHTRKIPLAGDVDLATLAAGTPGFSGADLKNLVNEAAILAAREGATEVDAGHFEQMRDKLLMGSVRTLAIQPEERHRLAVHESGHAVLAFNLPTADPLHKVSIIPRGRALGVTQQLPEEDRHTLPEEYLLDRLVIMMGGRTAERLLLGSRSSGADDDIHQATLLARAMVGRWGMSEDVGPVDVRESDAHPFLGREIALPRHFSEATAEAVDDAVRKLLKEAETRAAEIIEQNRPQLDRLVAALEARESLDQADLEVILGGAENAVLAQSA; the protein is encoded by the coding sequence GTGAACTCGATACCGAAATGGGTTCTCGTTGTCGGGCTGACGTTGGCGGCGTTGTTGGCGTTGAACTATGTGGCCGTGCCGCCCGGTGAACAGACCGCCGCCGAAGCCGTGCTGTCCTACGATCAGTTCCGCGGATTCCTGGAAAAGGGCGAGATCGCGACGATCCACCTGCGCGGCGACGACATTCGCGGCACCTTCAAGAACGACCAGATCGTCCCGCCCATCGACACGCCGATCAGCCGCTTCAGCACCCGGGTCCCGGCCTTCGGCGATCCCGATCTGCTGCCGCTCATATTCAGCCACGGCGTGAAACTATCTGTGATCGAGGACGAACCGGGCGGCCAAGGACTGATCTATGCCATGGTCCCGTGGTTGCTGATGCTCGGCCTGTTTTGGCTTTTTTGGAGCCGTCTCGCGCATAACCTTCCCGGTGGCGTTGGACGCGCCGGCGATGTCACAGGGTTTCTCGAGGGCTCGGCACGGAAGGAAGAGAAAGGGCGCAAGAAAGTGACCTTCGCCGACGTCGCCGGCCTGGACAACGCCAAGCGCGAGGTTTCGGAGCTGGTCGACTACCTCCGCGATCCCGACCGCTTCACGCGCCTGGGCGCCGAAGTTCCCCATGGCGTCCTCCTGATGGGACCGCCGGGAACCGGCAAGACCCTGCTCGCCCGGGCGCTCGCCGGAGAGTCCGAAGTGCCGTTCTTTCATATCTCGGCGTCGGAGTTCATCGAACTGTTCGTCGGTGTCGGAGCATCGCGGGTGCGGCGGATGTTCGACGAAGCGAAGAAGCGGGCCCCGAGCATCATCTTCATCGACGAACTCGACAGCGTCGGCCGGGTGCGTGGCACCGGGCTGGGCGGTGGGCACGATGAACGTGAGCAGACACTCAACCAGATCCTCGCCGAGATGGACGGATTCTCCGGCCACGAAGCGGTGATCGTCCTGGCCGCGACCAACCGCCCCGACGTGCTCGATGCGGCGCTGTTGCGGCCGGGGCGTTTCGACCGCCACGTTACGCTCGATCTGCCGGACAAGACGGCGCGGCGGGACATCCTGCGCGTCCACACGCGCAAGATTCCCCTGGCCGGCGACGTCGACCTCGCGACGCTCGCCGCCGGCACACCGGGATTTTCCGGCGCCGACCTGAAGAACCTGGTCAACGAAGCGGCGATTCTGGCGGCCCGCGAAGGCGCGACCGAGGTCGATGCCGGACATTTCGAACAGATGCGCGACAAGCTCTTGATGGGCTCGGTGCGGACACTGGCGATCCAGCCGGAGGAGCGTCATCGGCTGGCCGTCCATGAATCGGGGCACGCCGTCCTCGCGTTTAATCTGCCGACCGCGGATCCGCTCCACAAGGTCAGCATCATTCCCCGCGGGCGAGCGTTGGGCGTCACCCAGCAATTGCCGGAAGAGGACCGCCACACCCTGCCCGAAGAGTACCTACTCGATCGGCTCGTCATCATGATGGGCGGACGGACCGCCGAGCGGCTGCTGCTCGGGAGCCGTAGCTCCGGTGCCGACGACGACATCCACCAAGCGACGCTATTGGCGCGCGCCATGGTCGGACGATGGGGAATGTCCGAGGATGTCGGGCCGGTTGACGTTCGCGAAAGCGACGCCCATCCGTTTCTCGGCCGCGAAATCGCCCTGCCCCGGCATTTCAGCGAGGCGACCGCGGAGGCCGTGGATGACGCGGTCAGGAAATTGCTCAAGGAGGCGGAAACGCGGGCGGCCGAGATCATCGAGCAAAACCGTCCCCAATTGGATCGGCTGGTCGCCGCCTTGGAAGCCCGGGAATCCCTCGACCAGGCCGACCTCGAAGTCATACTCGGCGGAGCCGAAAACGCCGTCCTGGCGCAGAGCGCCTAG
- a CDS encoding L-serine ammonia-lyase — MSLSIFDLYKVGIGPSSSHTVGPMWAAHRFLLDLEARGILGDTASVEVGLYGSLAVTGHGHGTDLAILLGLMGETPDRVDPDRVDELVGVVRELGRLKLAGRHDIPFREADNLMFNFGEMMPMHPNGMRFIARDVAGTVLAEEEYYSVGGGFVLSGEEAEAGIDKAGSNVELPHPFESARELLEIGERTGLTIADIVLENEKAWRDEEEICDGLREIWSAMEGCIERGCHQDGILPGGLEVNRRAHGLYKELVRKPEAAHKDQLAILDWINLYALAVNEENAAGGRVVTAPTNGAAGVIPAVVAYYDRFVPGSNERGIFTMLATAAAIGMLYKKNASISAAEVGCQGEVGVACSMAAAGLTAAMGGTNAQIENAAEIGMEHNLGLTCDPIGGLVQIPCIERNTMGAVKAINAARLALKGDGTHKVHLDKVIETMRQTGADMSNKYKETSQGGLAVNVVEC, encoded by the coding sequence ATGTCGCTCAGTATATTCGATCTTTACAAGGTGGGGATCGGCCCGTCGAGTTCGCACACGGTCGGACCGATGTGGGCGGCGCATCGATTCCTGCTCGATCTCGAGGCGCGCGGCATCCTCGGCGATACGGCCTCCGTCGAGGTCGGCCTCTATGGGTCGTTGGCGGTGACCGGTCACGGCCACGGCACCGATCTTGCGATCCTGCTCGGTCTGATGGGTGAAACGCCCGACAGGGTCGACCCCGACCGGGTCGACGAATTGGTCGGGGTCGTCCGTGAACTGGGCCGTCTGAAATTGGCCGGACGTCACGACATTCCGTTCCGCGAAGCCGACAACCTGATGTTCAATTTCGGCGAAATGATGCCCATGCATCCCAACGGCATGCGTTTTATCGCCCGCGATGTGGCGGGAACGGTGCTTGCCGAAGAGGAGTACTATTCGGTCGGCGGCGGGTTCGTGCTCAGCGGTGAGGAGGCCGAGGCCGGAATCGACAAGGCGGGATCCAATGTGGAACTGCCACATCCGTTCGAGAGCGCCCGTGAACTGCTGGAAATCGGTGAGCGGACCGGCCTGACGATCGCCGACATCGTCCTCGAAAACGAGAAGGCGTGGCGCGACGAGGAAGAAATTTGCGACGGTCTCCGCGAAATTTGGTCGGCCATGGAAGGCTGCATCGAGCGCGGATGCCACCAGGATGGAATCTTGCCGGGCGGCCTCGAGGTCAACCGCCGGGCCCACGGCCTTTACAAGGAATTGGTCCGAAAACCCGAGGCCGCGCATAAGGATCAGCTGGCGATCCTCGACTGGATCAATCTCTATGCCTTGGCGGTCAACGAAGAGAACGCGGCCGGCGGCCGCGTCGTCACCGCGCCGACCAACGGTGCCGCCGGTGTCATACCGGCCGTCGTCGCCTACTATGACCGCTTCGTCCCGGGCTCGAACGAACGCGGCATCTTCACCATGCTGGCGACCGCGGCGGCGATCGGGATGCTCTACAAGAAGAACGCGTCGATCTCGGCAGCCGAGGTCGGCTGCCAGGGCGAGGTCGGCGTTGCCTGCTCGATGGCGGCGGCCGGCCTGACCGCGGCCATGGGCGGGACCAATGCCCAGATCGAGAATGCCGCCGAGATCGGCATGGAACACAATCTCGGCCTGACCTGCGATCCGATCGGCGGATTGGTGCAGATCCCCTGTATCGAACGCAATACCATGGGCGCGGTCAAGGCAATCAACGCGGCCCGGCTTGCATTGAAGGGCGATGGCACGCATAAGGTGCACCTCGACAAGGTCATCGAAACCATGCGCCAAACCGGCGCCGACATGAGCAACAAGTACAAGGAGACGTCGCAGGGCGGGTTGGCCGTCAACGTCGTCGAATGCTGA
- a CDS encoding S8 family serine peptidase: MTVAVGILDSGVGEEMSPLVAAGRAFVLDRSGEVASSNDIGDLLGHGAEMARIIIEQAPGCRLIVARVFHHTFTSQPQTVAAGLDWLVDHGARLVNMSFGLGEDRAVLRHSVAHALSAGTILVASAPALGSAVYPASYDDVIAVTGDARCGPGEISDLGGDRADFGTYCGDPDQRKGRPVIAGASIGAAHFSGLAADLLDRQPDLDRQSATAHFRATAMFGEDPRRRRPGLR, translated from the coding sequence ATGACGGTCGCGGTCGGTATTCTTGATAGCGGGGTCGGTGAGGAGATGTCACCCCTCGTCGCGGCCGGACGGGCCTTCGTCCTCGACCGTTCGGGGGAGGTGGCGTCATCGAACGATATCGGCGATCTCCTCGGCCATGGTGCCGAGATGGCCCGGATCATCATCGAGCAGGCGCCCGGGTGCCGTTTGATTGTCGCCCGCGTCTTCCACCACACTTTCACATCCCAACCGCAAACCGTGGCCGCCGGGCTCGACTGGCTCGTCGACCACGGCGCCCGGCTGGTCAATATGAGCTTCGGTCTCGGCGAGGACCGCGCGGTCTTGCGGCACAGCGTCGCGCATGCGCTTTCGGCCGGGACCATATTGGTCGCTTCGGCGCCGGCACTCGGCAGCGCGGTCTATCCGGCATCCTATGACGACGTGATCGCGGTGACCGGCGACGCCCGCTGCGGGCCGGGCGAGATTTCCGATCTCGGTGGCGACCGTGCCGATTTCGGCACCTATTGCGGCGATCCCGACCAACGAAAGGGGCGGCCGGTGATCGCGGGCGCCAGCATCGGCGCCGCCCATTTCAGTGGTCTTGCGGCCGATCTCCTCGACCGGCAGCCTGATTTGGATCGCCAATCCGCGACCGCTCATTTCCGGGCCACGGCCATGTTCGGAGAGGATCCCCGCCGGCGCCGCCCTGGACTCCGGTGA
- a CDS encoding phasin family protein: MTEHKNTPDSPLENPMMESMVDMRHFVDANGTAMDAMIRSGEATLKGMATINEEMMNFADKRARASIDTCQSLVRCVTFAEAMELQSQYARSVSEAYMTQASRILNLSAEIAKNGMVSMQTVGEDSPGQAKK; the protein is encoded by the coding sequence ATGACAGAACACAAGAACACACCTGACAGCCCACTCGAAAACCCGATGATGGAATCGATGGTCGACATGCGGCACTTCGTCGACGCCAACGGCACCGCGATGGACGCCATGATTCGATCGGGCGAAGCGACCTTGAAGGGCATGGCCACGATCAATGAGGAAATGATGAATTTCGCGGACAAGCGTGCGCGCGCTTCGATCGACACCTGCCAGTCGCTGGTCCGTTGCGTCACCTTCGCCGAAGCCATGGAATTGCAGTCGCAGTATGCCCGGTCGGTGAGCGAAGCTTATATGACCCAAGCTAGCAGAATTCTTAACTTGTCCGCGGAGATCGCCAAGAACGGCATGGTATCTATGCAGACCGTGGGCGAGGACTCACCGGGACAGGCCAAGAAGTAG
- a CDS encoding ABC transporter ATP-binding protein, with amino-acid sequence MTDRRTLNWLFGFVRPHVARLGIVFVLSLAAALLSLAQPYITKYLIDDGLIAGDFTVVVLACGLMILVALIGTALGAFNRWHYITASSGILFALRESVYRHLQILSPKFFARTRGGDLMARLDGDVAEVQRFAVDSALAFLNGIIGLAGAVVLMIVLSPLLSLFAFVLLPVQFLFLRIMRPRIESWTRILRERASDVSAFFFETLGAMKFIQSVAAEKREAAQLSTLQDHYFQILRPLQMLNFATASVPTLLTLLSTALVFIAGGYLVIEGSLTLGTLIAFTAYLSRATGPVHTLLGLYVAMKRAQVSLGRVAEITDAEPAVRPPASPQAFPSDAVGHIVFDGVRFGYDPEQAPILRDVTVDIPGGSKVAVLGASGAGKTTLIDLLQRHYDPDSGAIAIDGSDLRTLALDELRRRVAVVAQDTVLFAGTIADNIRYAAPEADEARIREVGRLALVDAFADELPDGYQSQVGSRGTQLSGGQRQRIAIARALLQDPLVLILDEATTGIDPESEQAIRAAIDLLFAGRTRIVVSHHSTIADDADRVFELSDGRLVERAVKALAGSR; translated from the coding sequence ATGACCGATCGTCGTACTCTGAATTGGCTGTTCGGATTCGTCCGTCCCCATGTTGCGCGCCTGGGCATCGTCTTCGTGTTGTCCCTGGCGGCGGCGCTGCTTTCCCTCGCCCAGCCCTATATCACCAAATATCTGATCGATGACGGCCTGATCGCCGGCGATTTCACAGTTGTCGTGCTGGCCTGCGGGTTGATGATTCTCGTCGCGCTGATTGGTACCGCGCTGGGCGCGTTCAACCGTTGGCACTACATCACCGCGTCGAGCGGGATCCTGTTCGCCCTGCGCGAGAGCGTGTATCGGCATTTGCAGATTCTGTCGCCAAAATTCTTCGCCCGTACGCGAGGCGGCGATCTGATGGCACGCCTCGACGGCGATGTCGCCGAGGTCCAGCGCTTCGCCGTCGATTCGGCGCTTGCATTTCTCAACGGCATTATCGGTTTGGCCGGCGCCGTGGTGCTGATGATCGTGTTGAGCCCGCTCCTGTCCCTGTTCGCCTTCGTATTGTTGCCGGTGCAGTTTTTGTTCCTGCGCATCATGCGGCCGCGCATCGAATCGTGGACGCGAATCTTGCGGGAACGCGCAAGCGACGTCTCGGCCTTCTTCTTCGAGACCCTGGGGGCAATGAAATTCATCCAGTCGGTGGCCGCCGAAAAGCGCGAGGCGGCGCAATTGTCCACGCTGCAGGATCACTATTTCCAGATCCTCAGGCCCCTGCAGATGCTCAATTTCGCCACCGCTTCGGTGCCGACCTTGCTGACCCTGCTGAGCACCGCCTTGGTTTTCATCGCCGGCGGCTATCTGGTCATCGAAGGGTCGCTTACGCTCGGCACGTTGATCGCCTTCACCGCCTATCTCAGCCGCGCCACGGGCCCGGTCCACACCCTGCTTGGCCTCTACGTCGCCATGAAGCGCGCCCAGGTCAGCCTCGGCCGGGTCGCCGAGATCACCGATGCCGAGCCGGCGGTGCGACCGCCGGCGTCGCCCCAGGCCTTCCCGTCCGACGCGGTCGGGCATATCGTGTTCGATGGGGTCCGCTTCGGCTATGATCCGGAGCAGGCGCCGATTCTCCGCGATGTCACGGTCGACATTCCCGGCGGCTCCAAGGTCGCCGTGCTCGGCGCTTCGGGCGCCGGAAAAACGACCTTGATCGATCTGCTGCAGCGCCATTACGACCCGGATTCCGGCGCCATCGCAATCGACGGCAGCGACCTCCGAACCTTGGCTTTGGACGAGTTGCGGCGGCGCGTCGCCGTCGTCGCCCAGGACACGGTGCTGTTCGCCGGCACCATTGCCGACAATATCCGCTATGCCGCACCGGAGGCGGACGAGGCACGAATTCGCGAGGTCGGACGGCTCGCCCTGGTCGACGCCTTCGCCGACGAGCTGCCCGACGGCTACCAATCCCAGGTCGGCAGCCGGGGCACGCAGCTCTCGGGAGGCCAGCGCCAGCGCATCGCCATCGCGCGCGCTCTGCTTCAGGACCCGTTGGTCCTCATCCTCGACGAAGCGACGACCGGCATCGATCCGGAATCGGAACAGGCCATCCGTGCCGCCATCGACCTCTTGTTCGCCGGCCGTACGCGCATCGTCGTCAGCCATCACTCGACGATCGCGGACGATGCCGACCGCGTCTTCGAGTTGAGCGATGGGCGGCTCGTCGAGCGGGCGGTGAAAGCTTTGGCCGGGTCGCGGTGA